From Shewanella psychrophila, a single genomic window includes:
- a CDS encoding DUF1329 domain-containing protein, with the protein MKKLAILSAAVIVALSAPSAWAKVTEAEAAKLGTELTPLGGVKAGNADGSIPAWDGGITTAPAGYKKGMHHPDPFAGDKIEFTITNANKDKYKAHLTDGQIKLFELYPETYKMNVYQTRRTASVPQFVYDATKANATRAELVSQGNGVKGASIGVPFPIPENGLEVIWNHVLRFRGVDVKTSRSQAAPTAGGSYTLVETTEEIRFQYSRPEMTLDKLAASNTLFYFKQVVTQPARLAGTALLVKETMDQEALPRQAWTYNTGQRRVRKAPNVAFDTPGSVSDGLRTTDDFDMFNGSPVRYNWELMGKKEVYIPYNDYKLHSDQLKYDQIIHPGHINPEFVRWEKHRVWVVKAQLKEGMRHIYKTRTFYIDEDSWQVSLADMYDNRDELYRVAVAHAINYYEVPTHWSTLEVFHDLQSRRYIAMGLDNEGRMYDFDAKLSEANFTPAALRRAGIR; encoded by the coding sequence ATGAAGAAACTTGCGATATTGTCGGCGGCTGTGATAGTTGCTTTGAGTGCACCGAGTGCATGGGCGAAAGTTACGGAGGCTGAAGCGGCTAAATTAGGCACCGAGTTGACGCCTCTGGGCGGCGTCAAGGCGGGTAATGCCGATGGTTCCATTCCTGCTTGGGATGGTGGGATCACAACAGCTCCAGCGGGGTACAAGAAGGGGATGCATCACCCGGATCCGTTTGCTGGTGATAAGATAGAATTTACTATCACCAATGCCAACAAGGATAAGTATAAAGCGCACCTTACCGATGGTCAGATCAAGCTATTTGAGCTGTATCCTGAAACGTACAAGATGAATGTTTACCAAACTAGACGTACAGCTTCCGTGCCTCAGTTTGTTTATGACGCAACTAAAGCAAATGCGACCCGTGCCGAGTTGGTTTCTCAAGGTAATGGCGTAAAAGGGGCATCTATCGGTGTACCTTTTCCTATCCCTGAGAATGGGTTAGAGGTTATCTGGAACCATGTATTGCGTTTTCGTGGTGTCGATGTGAAAACATCACGTAGCCAAGCAGCGCCTACGGCAGGTGGTAGCTACACGCTTGTTGAAACTACCGAAGAGATTCGTTTTCAGTATTCACGTCCTGAAATGACTCTGGATAAGCTAGCCGCTTCTAATACCTTGTTTTACTTCAAGCAAGTAGTGACTCAGCCTGCTCGTCTTGCGGGTACGGCTTTGCTGGTTAAAGAGACCATGGATCAAGAAGCCTTGCCTAGACAAGCCTGGACCTATAACACGGGTCAGCGCCGAGTGCGTAAGGCTCCGAATGTGGCATTTGATACGCCGGGTTCGGTTTCAGATGGCCTGAGAACAACGGATGATTTTGATATGTTCAATGGCTCGCCAGTTAGATATAACTGGGAGCTTATGGGCAAAAAAGAAGTTTATATTCCTTATAACGACTACAAACTTCATTCAGATCAGTTGAAGTACGATCAGATCATTCATCCGGGGCATATCAATCCTGAATTTGTCCGTTGGGAAAAGCATCGTGTGTGGGTGGTTAAGGCTCAGCTTAAAGAAGGCATGCGTCATATCTACAAAACACGTACTTTCTATATCGATGAAGATTCATGGCAAGTATCGCTTGCCGATATGTACGATAATCGTGATGAGTTATATCGTGTCGCGGTTGCTCATGCAATTAACTACTACGAAGTGCCAACACATTGGAGTACGTTAGAGGTCTTCCACGATCTTCAGTCCCGTCGTTATATTGCAATGGGTCTTGATAATGAAGGCCGCATGTATGATTTTGATGCCAAGCTCAGTGAAGCTAACTTCACTCCGGCAGCATTGAGACGTGCTGGTATTCGTTAA
- a CDS encoding WD40/YVTN/BNR-like repeat-containing protein, which produces MLFSMLRSVSICLFLAISLQPFALAQEIHDVKGQIQALAIDSIILDIATNGDTVLAVGERGHVFIFDEQASPQWQQVPSPTRAHLTKAFLITPQLGWAVGHDATIIHTQDGGKTWQLQMESMEIEKPLLDIHFFDKFNGIAVGAYGLFYRTDDGGGHWKSEYHQELLFEEDVDYLAELKAEDEAIYLSERSTLLPHFNRIISTINGQLVMVGELGLVAVSNDQGRQWQKLDFIYEGSMFNAIYVNDSLFVMGLRGHVFKTDASLTNWTEISLPVTSTINGAMVKKDGNLRLVGNAGVIIDVTLEGKSQLIEQRQGENLVSIVQDPQGHTWIAGTKGLFKQQ; this is translated from the coding sequence ATGTTGTTTAGCATGCTTCGATCAGTATCTATTTGTCTATTTTTAGCTATTTCTTTGCAGCCTTTTGCGCTTGCACAGGAAATCCATGATGTTAAAGGCCAAATACAAGCTTTAGCCATTGATTCTATTATTCTCGACATCGCGACTAATGGGGACACAGTTCTTGCCGTGGGTGAACGGGGCCATGTTTTTATATTCGATGAACAGGCAAGCCCCCAGTGGCAGCAAGTGCCAAGCCCAACCCGCGCACATCTCACCAAAGCATTTTTAATTACCCCTCAACTTGGATGGGCCGTAGGTCATGATGCGACCATCATACACACTCAGGATGGAGGAAAAACCTGGCAGTTACAGATGGAATCCATGGAAATCGAAAAACCTTTATTGGATATTCATTTTTTCGATAAATTTAATGGTATAGCCGTTGGTGCCTATGGATTGTTTTATCGTACCGATGATGGCGGTGGACACTGGAAAAGTGAATATCATCAAGAATTATTATTCGAAGAAGATGTCGACTACTTGGCCGAATTAAAGGCTGAGGATGAAGCTATTTATTTGAGTGAGCGAAGCACCTTGCTACCACATTTCAACCGGATTATTTCTACGATAAATGGCCAGTTGGTGATGGTGGGAGAGCTAGGTTTAGTGGCCGTATCCAATGATCAAGGTAGGCAGTGGCAAAAGCTAGACTTCATTTATGAAGGCTCAATGTTCAATGCTATCTATGTCAATGATTCATTATTTGTCATGGGATTAAGGGGACATGTTTTTAAAACCGATGCAAGTCTGACAAACTGGACTGAAATCTCATTACCCGTGACCTCAACGATCAATGGGGCCATGGTGAAAAAAGACGGAAATCTTCGTCTCGTCGGCAATGCCGGTGTGATTATTGACGTAACGTTAGAGGGTAAAAGCCAACTGATCGAGCAGCGTCAAGGTGAAAATTTAGTGTCAATAGTTCAAGATCCCCAAGGTCATACCTGGATTGCAGGTACCAAAGGCCTCTTCAAACAACAATAA
- a CDS encoding efflux RND transporter permease subunit, translated as MLEKLVNGLESFLFRRRAFVILLFILTTIFLAFQASNLKMDAAFIKNIPLNHSYMKTYLKHQKQFGGANSIMVAVEDTSGDIFNENFFDALKNVHDQLFFIPGVDRAQVKSLFSPSTRFTEVVEDGFAGGPVIPADFSTTPAGLAVVRDNIEKAGIVGRLIAEDYSAAMVKAQLMDFDPQTGKPLDTLAFAAQLEKELRTKYENEHIKIHIIGFAKMAGDVADGAKGVMLFFLIAIVVTAIMVYLFSKSFILTLLPLTCSLIAVIWQLGLLTVVGFGLDPMSILIPFLVFAIGVSHSVQMINAVRRRVLEGETTKAAAALAFRSLLIPGGIALLSDTVGFLTLLSIDIGIIRELAISASLGVAVIILTNLILLPLIISYTQVSAVKSNDGSTERTNRVWEFLSRFATTKYAIWVLVCTTALYALGLQQANQMKVGDLQGGAPALHFDSRYNQDTFYITDKFSITTDVMTIIVEAFPEACTYHSVLTQMDEFEWLMSNTPGVEATASLASVAKRVNAGFNEGNPKWQVLPRTTASLVQAVGRVPTTSGLLNSDCSVMPIYLFLKDHKAETIEVVIDKVKALSATMDNDKLQYRLASGPVGVMAATNEAVAAAQLPMMLYVYGAVFFLCLLSFRSLKATISVILPLYVVSTLAQALMTQLDIGLAVSTLPVIALGVGIGVDYGIYILSTMAGRLREGMPVQQAYYEALVERGSAVIFTGLTLAIGVSTWFFSALKFQMDMGILLTFMFLVNMLGAIIILPAIGAVIWRKPREV; from the coding sequence ATGTTAGAGAAATTAGTTAATGGATTAGAATCCTTTTTATTCAGGCGACGGGCCTTTGTCATCTTACTGTTTATATTAACCACCATTTTTTTGGCGTTTCAGGCCAGTAACTTGAAAATGGATGCGGCTTTTATCAAGAATATTCCGCTTAATCACAGCTACATGAAGACCTACTTGAAGCACCAGAAGCAGTTCGGCGGTGCCAACAGTATTATGGTTGCCGTCGAAGACACCAGTGGTGATATTTTCAATGAAAACTTCTTCGATGCGCTGAAAAATGTCCATGACCAGCTCTTCTTCATTCCAGGGGTTGACAGGGCGCAAGTTAAATCCTTGTTTTCTCCCTCCACACGTTTTACCGAAGTGGTAGAAGATGGTTTTGCAGGCGGCCCGGTTATTCCTGCTGACTTTTCTACTACTCCAGCGGGTCTGGCAGTTGTGAGAGATAATATTGAAAAAGCGGGAATCGTCGGTCGGCTAATCGCTGAAGATTATTCCGCTGCTATGGTCAAGGCTCAGTTGATGGATTTCGACCCTCAAACTGGTAAGCCACTCGATACCTTGGCATTCGCAGCGCAGCTCGAAAAAGAACTGCGTACAAAATATGAAAACGAACATATAAAAATTCATATTATAGGTTTTGCCAAGATGGCGGGGGATGTGGCCGATGGCGCTAAAGGCGTCATGCTTTTCTTCCTTATCGCAATAGTTGTCACAGCGATCATGGTTTACCTCTTCTCTAAGTCATTTATTCTTACCTTATTGCCATTAACCTGTAGTTTAATCGCAGTGATCTGGCAGTTGGGCTTATTGACTGTAGTTGGCTTTGGGCTTGACCCTATGTCGATTCTTATCCCATTCCTTGTGTTTGCGATTGGTGTGAGTCACAGCGTGCAGATGATCAATGCCGTACGACGGCGAGTTCTCGAAGGGGAGACGACGAAGGCCGCTGCAGCACTTGCTTTTAGAAGTTTATTGATACCAGGAGGCATCGCACTTCTGTCTGATACCGTGGGCTTCTTAACTCTGTTATCCATTGATATCGGTATCATCAGAGAACTGGCTATTTCTGCCTCTCTAGGTGTTGCCGTCATCATCTTAACTAATCTAATTCTCTTGCCACTCATCATCTCTTATACCCAAGTATCGGCGGTGAAATCAAATGACGGCTCAACTGAGCGAACTAATCGAGTCTGGGAATTCTTGTCGAGATTTGCGACGACTAAATATGCTATATGGGTACTCGTGTGCACAACGGCCTTGTATGCTTTAGGTTTGCAGCAAGCTAACCAAATGAAAGTAGGTGACTTACAAGGCGGGGCACCAGCGCTGCATTTTGATTCTCGCTACAATCAAGATACTTTTTACATCACTGATAAGTTTTCAATCACTACAGATGTGATGACTATTATCGTTGAGGCCTTCCCTGAAGCGTGTACTTACCACTCTGTGTTGACACAGATGGATGAATTTGAATGGTTAATGAGTAACACTCCTGGGGTAGAAGCGACAGCCAGCTTGGCATCGGTTGCGAAGCGAGTAAATGCCGGTTTCAATGAAGGCAATCCCAAATGGCAGGTGTTGCCTCGGACAACAGCTAGCCTAGTACAAGCGGTTGGACGTGTACCGACAACCTCCGGGCTACTCAATAGCGACTGTTCCGTCATGCCTATTTATCTTTTCTTGAAAGATCACAAGGCTGAGACGATAGAAGTCGTCATAGATAAAGTGAAAGCACTCTCTGCGACGATGGATAATGACAAGTTACAGTATCGACTCGCTTCGGGGCCTGTTGGCGTGATGGCCGCGACGAACGAAGCGGTAGCTGCGGCTCAATTACCTATGATGTTGTATGTCTATGGGGCTGTGTTTTTTCTCTGTTTGCTCAGTTTTAGATCCCTAAAAGCGACGATATCTGTCATCTTGCCTTTATATGTGGTTTCTACATTGGCTCAGGCATTGATGACTCAACTGGATATTGGTTTGGCTGTGAGTACTTTACCTGTGATAGCCCTGGGTGTCGGGATCGGTGTGGACTATGGTATCTATATCCTTTCAACCATGGCTGGAAGATTAAGAGAGGGAATGCCGGTGCAACAGGCGTATTATGAAGCCTTAGTTGAGCGAGGCAGTGCGGTTATTTTTACCGGTCTCACACTGGCCATCGGCGTCAGTACTTGGTTTTTCTCGGCGCTTAAATTTCAAATGGATATGGGAATACTGCTGACATTTATGTTTTTGGTAAATATGTTAGGTGCCATAATTATTTTACCGGCGATAGGGGCGGTTATCTGGCGAAAACCCAGAGAGGTATAA
- a CDS encoding NAD-glutamate dehydrogenase gives MALKDAMPSVLLENVVNLIHSKVPTTQVKQVEQFATCLYAHMSKDDLKARNDSDLYGAVLSLWNAANMTVKGGSHIRVFNPNQSKHGWQSTHSIIEIIQPDMPFLVDSVGMALNRNGITTHMMLHTPLSIKRTKDAITQVTYGDDGKGKQEKVAVFLIEIDRLSSKDDIKQIEKEIASVLGDVAASVNDWQAMSSQLDETIKDLAVRPYPGEKQELKEASDFLNYLNNHHFTLLGYRRYDLRKVEGDLELIPDTSSSLGLMNIPGKPQPDTGLLLSNFSESARKEALDHSLLLLTKSSEKSRVHRPAYVDYVGVKRFDKKGNVIGEDRFLGLYASNLYNRSPREIPLLAEKVQRVLDRSGLTPRSHDYKALMHILETLPRDELIQGNVEELAYVAHGVLEMQDRDKLKLFVRKDGFGRFLSCLVYVSKDRYNTKLREDTQRILAQHFKSDAEVEFTTYFSESTLARTHYIVKVDNNTMDVDVAAIENNLTEAARSWEDKLSDSLSSARGEESGTRLMKRYLTAFPRSYQEDVLPSSAVVDILQLEALDDAHNLGMLFYLPQETALSNSKVRLKLFHKDEPIHLSDVLPMLENFGLRVINERPYEIKTANGDTYWILDFLMTVRGSTTENVAESQDRFQNALSQVWKKQLEDDGFNRLVLATGLSGREVSILRAYAKYMRQIDATFSQAYIEETFTRYPQLADLLVKMFIRKFNPKLKTRTLGKFVEQIDLRLDDVSSLDDDRIIRRYLDLINATLRTNFYQVADDGAEKPYVSFKFAPEDIPEMPRPLPKFEIFVYSPRVEGVHLRGGKVARGGLRWSDRREDFRTEVLGLVKAQQVKNTVIVPVGAKGGFVCKQLPTEGGREAFFTEGQACYRIFIRGLLDISDNIIEGEVIPPKNVVRHDEDDPYLVVAADKGTATFSDIANSISEEYGFWLGDAFASGGSNGYDHKKMGITARGAWESVKRHFREIGIDCQTTDFTCLAIGDMAGDVFGNGMLLSEHTRLVAAFNHLHIFIDPNPETASTYKERARLFELPRSSWDDYNKKLISKGGGIFLRSAKKIPLSAEMKEMLDTKKASMTPTELLKELLKMNVDLIWNGGIGTYVKASTETHAEVGDRANDTLRVNGDEVRARIIGEGGNLGCTQLGRIEYATHGGRMNTDFVDNVGGVDCSDNEVNIKILLNALVADGEMTLKQRNRLLVEMTDEVGRIVLQDCNDQTRTISVTQVRGAEQLKEQIRFIHYLEKDGKLDRGLEFLPSEDELAERLANGKPLTRPELSVLVAYAKMVLKEQLLTPEITDDPFLSQLLIAYFPLQLQERYSERMAAHPLRGEIIATSLANELVNDLGLNFVQRMQDETGASVAEAAICYTMAREVFGLADLTKEITSLNGIIPAVVQGEMLHQLRRNIRRACRWFLRHRNRSHSIEQSVAFFTPVFEDLKANVHGYMVEAEVEGIHAEIAALVKEGVNEPIATNVVNMSTLFSALDIAQIAELESKPIALVAQTYFKLGARVDLHWFLDQISEQPVANHWQALARAAFREELDWQQRSLSSVVLRSCTSTCDADTIIDQWIDSNQGLLERWFHMLADFKTSQSHEFAKFSVALRELNLLILHCEG, from the coding sequence ATGGCCTTGAAAGATGCAATGCCTTCAGTACTACTCGAAAACGTAGTCAACCTTATTCATTCAAAAGTTCCTACTACACAAGTAAAACAGGTCGAGCAGTTTGCCACCTGTCTGTATGCCCACATGTCGAAAGATGATCTTAAGGCCCGTAACGATAGTGATCTTTATGGTGCCGTATTAAGTCTCTGGAATGCCGCGAATATGACAGTAAAAGGCGGTTCACATATTCGAGTTTTTAATCCCAACCAGTCAAAGCATGGTTGGCAATCAACGCATTCAATCATCGAAATCATTCAACCTGATATGCCCTTCTTAGTTGACTCTGTGGGTATGGCGCTCAATCGTAACGGGATCACGACCCATATGATGCTGCATACGCCCTTGTCTATTAAGCGAACCAAAGATGCCATCACTCAAGTCACCTATGGCGACGATGGTAAAGGGAAGCAGGAAAAGGTCGCCGTATTCCTCATTGAGATCGACCGGCTCAGTAGTAAAGATGATATAAAACAGATAGAAAAAGAGATAGCGTCGGTACTTGGTGATGTTGCAGCCTCAGTCAATGACTGGCAAGCCATGTCCAGTCAGCTCGACGAAACGATTAAAGATCTCGCTGTACGCCCGTATCCAGGGGAAAAACAAGAGCTTAAAGAAGCCTCTGATTTCCTTAATTATTTGAATAATCATCACTTCACCCTCTTGGGCTATCGTCGTTATGATTTACGAAAAGTTGAAGGCGATCTAGAGCTTATTCCGGATACCTCATCAAGCCTGGGCTTGATGAACATACCCGGTAAACCTCAGCCAGATACTGGATTATTATTGTCTAACTTTTCGGAAAGCGCACGAAAAGAAGCGTTAGATCATAGCTTACTTCTGCTAACTAAGAGCAGCGAAAAAAGCCGAGTCCATCGTCCAGCTTATGTAGATTATGTCGGCGTTAAGCGTTTTGACAAAAAAGGTAATGTGATTGGGGAAGATAGATTCTTAGGACTCTATGCCTCAAATCTGTATAACCGCAGCCCACGCGAAATTCCATTGTTAGCTGAAAAAGTTCAGCGCGTGTTGGACCGCTCAGGTTTAACACCTCGATCCCACGATTATAAAGCCTTAATGCACATACTCGAGACCTTGCCCAGAGATGAGCTTATTCAAGGCAATGTTGAAGAGTTGGCATATGTCGCCCATGGCGTACTTGAGATGCAAGACAGGGACAAGTTAAAGCTGTTTGTTCGTAAAGATGGCTTTGGACGTTTCTTATCTTGCTTAGTCTACGTGTCAAAAGATAGATATAACACTAAGCTACGTGAAGATACTCAACGTATATTAGCCCAGCATTTTAAGAGTGATGCCGAGGTTGAGTTTACGACCTATTTCTCTGAATCAACACTTGCGCGCACTCACTATATAGTGAAAGTCGACAACAATACTATGGATGTAGACGTGGCTGCTATTGAAAATAATTTAACCGAAGCTGCTCGTTCTTGGGAAGATAAGCTGAGCGACTCCCTTAGCAGTGCTCGTGGTGAAGAGTCTGGCACTAGGCTAATGAAGCGTTATCTCACCGCATTCCCTCGTAGCTATCAAGAAGATGTATTACCCAGCTCAGCTGTTGTGGATATTTTGCAACTTGAAGCACTGGATGATGCTCATAACCTGGGCATGCTGTTTTACCTGCCTCAGGAAACAGCTTTAAGTAACAGTAAAGTGCGTTTGAAGCTATTCCATAAAGATGAGCCGATCCACCTTTCTGATGTCTTGCCTATGCTGGAGAATTTTGGCCTTAGGGTGATTAATGAACGTCCCTATGAAATAAAAACCGCTAATGGTGATACTTATTGGATCTTAGACTTTCTGATGACAGTTCGGGGTTCTACCACTGAAAATGTTGCAGAGAGTCAAGACAGATTCCAGAATGCCCTGTCTCAGGTCTGGAAAAAGCAGCTTGAAGATGATGGTTTTAACCGTTTGGTCTTGGCTACGGGCCTTAGCGGACGTGAAGTTTCTATACTACGTGCTTATGCTAAATATATGCGTCAAATTGATGCGACATTTAGCCAAGCTTATATAGAAGAGACATTTACCCGTTATCCTCAGCTTGCCGATCTCTTGGTTAAAATGTTCATTCGTAAGTTCAACCCTAAACTTAAGACTCGCACCTTAGGCAAGTTTGTTGAGCAGATCGATCTACGTTTAGACGATGTTTCCAGCTTAGATGATGACAGAATTATTCGTCGTTATTTAGACCTCATCAATGCCACATTAAGAACCAACTTCTATCAGGTAGCCGATGACGGTGCTGAAAAGCCTTATGTGTCATTTAAATTTGCTCCGGAAGATATTCCAGAGATGCCACGTCCGCTGCCTAAATTTGAGATTTTTGTCTACTCACCAAGAGTCGAAGGCGTGCATCTTAGAGGCGGTAAAGTCGCCCGTGGTGGATTACGTTGGTCTGATAGACGTGAAGATTTCAGAACTGAAGTATTAGGCTTAGTTAAAGCACAGCAAGTTAAGAATACCGTGATCGTCCCAGTTGGAGCGAAAGGTGGATTCGTCTGTAAACAGCTACCGACAGAAGGCGGTCGCGAAGCCTTCTTCACCGAAGGTCAGGCTTGTTACCGGATATTTATTCGTGGTCTGCTCGATATTTCAGATAATATTATTGAAGGAGAGGTGATCCCGCCAAAGAATGTTGTTCGCCATGATGAAGACGATCCTTACTTAGTGGTCGCTGCAGATAAAGGCACGGCAACGTTCTCTGATATCGCCAACAGTATCTCTGAGGAGTACGGTTTCTGGTTAGGTGATGCATTCGCCTCCGGTGGTAGCAATGGTTACGATCATAAGAAGATGGGGATCACGGCGCGTGGTGCTTGGGAGTCAGTTAAACGTCATTTCCGTGAAATTGGTATCGATTGTCAGACAACAGATTTCACTTGCTTAGCCATCGGTGATATGGCGGGTGATGTATTTGGAAACGGCATGTTGCTTTCTGAGCATACTCGTCTTGTCGCGGCTTTCAACCATCTGCATATCTTCATCGATCCAAATCCAGAAACGGCATCTACTTATAAGGAGCGTGCACGTTTATTCGAACTGCCTCGTTCTAGCTGGGATGATTACAACAAGAAGTTGATCTCTAAAGGGGGCGGAATATTCCTACGCTCTGCAAAGAAGATCCCGTTGTCTGCAGAGATGAAGGAGATGTTAGATACCAAGAAGGCGTCGATGACACCGACTGAGCTGCTTAAAGAGCTCTTGAAGATGAATGTCGATCTTATCTGGAATGGTGGTATCGGTACGTATGTGAAGGCATCCACAGAAACTCACGCGGAAGTGGGTGATAGAGCGAATGACACCTTGCGTGTCAATGGCGATGAAGTGAGAGCAAGAATCATAGGTGAAGGTGGTAACTTAGGTTGTACTCAGCTAGGTCGCATCGAGTACGCTACCCATGGTGGCCGCATGAATACCGATTTTGTGGATAACGTCGGCGGCGTCGATTGTTCCGATAACGAAGTGAATATTAAGATCTTGCTTAATGCCTTAGTTGCCGACGGTGAGATGACACTTAAGCAACGTAATCGTCTCTTGGTTGAGATGACTGATGAAGTAGGCCGCATAGTCCTTCAAGACTGTAACGATCAAACCAGGACGATCTCAGTGACCCAAGTTCGTGGTGCTGAGCAGCTGAAAGAGCAGATCCGCTTCATTCATTATCTGGAGAAAGACGGCAAGCTTGATAGAGGGCTTGAGTTTTTGCCTTCGGAAGATGAGCTAGCTGAGCGCTTAGCCAATGGTAAGCCGTTGACGCGTCCTGAGTTATCTGTGTTAGTCGCCTACGCGAAAATGGTGCTTAAAGAGCAGTTATTGACACCTGAAATAACGGATGACCCCTTCTTGAGTCAATTATTGATTGCATATTTTCCACTGCAATTACAAGAGAGGTACAGTGAGCGTATGGCTGCTCACCCTCTGCGTGGTGAAATCATAGCAACTTCATTGGCAAATGAACTGGTTAATGATCTGGGTCTTAACTTTGTTCAACGTATGCAAGATGAGACAGGTGCCTCAGTCGCTGAAGCCGCGATTTGTTACACTATGGCTCGTGAAGTATTTGGTTTAGCTGATTTAACGAAAGAGATCACCTCACTCAATGGCATTATCCCTGCGGTAGTACAAGGCGAGATGCTACATCAATTACGTCGTAATATCCGTCGAGCTTGTCGCTGGTTCCTGCGTCATCGTAATCGTAGTCACAGTATTGAACAGTCAGTAGCCTTCTTCACTCCAGTATTCGAGGATTTGAAAGCGAATGTCCATGGCTATATGGTTGAAGCAGAAGTTGAAGGCATACATGCAGAGATTGCGGCACTAGTAAAAGAAGGTGTCAATGAGCCGATAGCGACGAATGTGGTTAACATGAGTACGCTATTCTCTGCACTGGATATTGCTCAAATTGCTGAGTTGGAAAGTAAGCCTATTGCACTGGTTGCACAGACCTACTTTAAATTAGGTGCGCGTGTGGATTTACACTGGTTCCTCGATCAAATCAGTGAGCAACCGGTTGCTAACCACTGGCAAGCACTTGCCAGAGCGGCATTTAGAGAAGAGTTAGATTGGCAACAGCGTTCACTGAGCTCAGTAGTACTAAGATCATGTACCTCGACTTGTGATGCTGATACCATAATCGATCAGTGGATAGACTCCAATCAGGGCTTGTTGGAGAGATGGTTCCATATGCTCGCAGACTTTAAAACTTCGCAAAGCCATGAGTTTGCAAAGTTCTCTGTCGCCTTACGTGAGTTAAATCTTTTGATTCTTCATTGTGAAGGTTAA
- the pyrD gene encoding quinone-dependent dihydroorotate dehydrogenase, with the protein MFYKIAQKVMFQMDPERAHHVALSSLKSTANSPLDCFYAQTFESAPVEFMGITFPNPVGLAAGMDKDGECIDGFYAMGFGHIEVGTVTPKPQPGNEQPRLFRLKPAKAIINRMGFNNKGVDNLIANLKLAKSGALVGVNIGKNKDTPVEQGKDDYLICMEKVYPYAAYITVNISSPNTPGLRSMQYGDLLDDLLRSLKEKQKDLAQKHGKYVPLALKIAPDLTSEEIEKIAESLIRNKFDGAIATNTTLSRDGVSGLINANEAGGLSGKPLNSLSTSVIKQLSDCLKGEIPIIGVGGINSASDALDKLDAGAKMVQIFSGFIYQGPELIKDIVNAYRVR; encoded by the coding sequence ATGTTTTACAAAATCGCTCAAAAAGTCATGTTCCAGATGGATCCTGAGAGAGCGCACCATGTCGCACTCAGCAGCCTTAAATCCACGGCGAATAGCCCGTTAGATTGTTTCTACGCTCAGACGTTTGAGTCCGCGCCTGTTGAGTTTATGGGGATAACCTTCCCTAATCCTGTCGGTTTAGCTGCTGGTATGGACAAAGATGGTGAATGTATCGATGGTTTTTATGCGATGGGATTTGGACATATCGAAGTGGGCACTGTAACACCCAAGCCACAGCCAGGTAATGAGCAACCACGTCTGTTTAGACTCAAGCCTGCGAAAGCTATTATCAACAGAATGGGCTTTAATAATAAGGGAGTCGATAACCTTATTGCCAACCTTAAATTGGCAAAGTCCGGTGCACTGGTTGGCGTCAATATTGGTAAGAATAAAGACACACCGGTGGAGCAGGGCAAAGATGATTACCTTATCTGTATGGAGAAAGTGTATCCATATGCCGCCTATATTACAGTCAATATTTCCTCTCCAAATACACCAGGCTTAAGAAGTATGCAGTATGGAGATCTGCTTGACGATCTATTGAGATCACTTAAAGAGAAGCAAAAAGATCTCGCACAGAAGCATGGTAAATATGTACCACTCGCATTAAAAATCGCCCCTGATTTAACGTCAGAGGAAATTGAGAAAATTGCAGAATCTCTCATTCGCAACAAATTTGATGGGGCTATCGCGACAAATACGACCTTGAGCCGAGATGGTGTTAGCGGGCTTATCAATGCAAATGAAGCCGGAGGGCTAAGTGGTAAACCACTGAATTCATTGTCTACATCTGTGATAAAGCAACTTTCAGATTGTCTTAAAGGCGAGATACCTATCATAGGTGTCGGTGGAATTAACTCTGCATCTGACGCGCTAGATAAGCTCGATGCAGGGGCGAAAATGGTCCAAATATTTTCAGGATTTATTTATCAGGGGCCTGAATTAATTAAAGACATAGTCAATGCCTATCGAGTTCGATAA